The segment TGTATGTAACCAAAGTGAGGTGCAGCTATGTATAAAGAGGATCGTACACAGAGGGTTAATCAAGTTGAACAAAATGGGTTATCAAAATATGAATATCATATGAATATACTCAGAAAAGAGCTTATGCAATGTCGGACAATCAAAATTCCTTTTCAGAACATATCTATAAGCCATCAGGAGTTGGCAGATTGGATAATTGAAGAACTTTCTCCGCAAGAATTGAATGAAATTATTGTCATGTTGAGCAATGCTAAAAAAAGATCTTCATCTGTTAAGCCGCTTTTTCAAGTTATTGCCACAGGACTTATAAAAAACTAAGTATTTCTTAGACCTATATAAAATATAAATGCTGCAAACTGCAAATGAGGTAATTCCTTTCTTAAAGTTTGGTCAACAGCTGTAAAATGCATTTGATTCATACGGACAAGCTCCTTTTCTGTTAAGATACGGGCTTTTTATAGTACAATTACTATGGAGATATCCTTCTAGATAGTGATTAAAAGATAAAAACTCGCAATTTTAAAGATTGGACCGTCGCAAACTTTCAGGAGGGGATTACGTGTCAGATTGCAAACAAAAACTATACATCTATTTAAATGAACATATAGAATTTATGGCAGAGGAATGGATTAAAACATTAAGCGCAAGCGATTCTGTTTTTTATAAAATTGAAGAGGGACAGCCAATTAGGGAAGAACTAATTAGCAGCTTTCAAACATTGATGAAAAACGTTCTTCATGTCTTTAATTCAGAGGAAGACGTCTATCGAACAAGCATTGCTGAATGGGCTGTAAAGGTTGCAAAACAAAGATCACAAGACCTTGTGCCGATTTTGGAATCAATAGAGCAGCTTACTTGTGTTAAATCAATCTTGTTTAAGTATATTCAAAAATTTGCTGAGGAATCTGGTGAGCATTTGACAGTTAGTAATATGTTCAACTGGCTGCGTCTAGCAAACTATGCTTTTGATATTTTTACAAATATTTTTATTGAATACTATGATAAGTTTAAGCATCATCAGCTTTCCGCACAGCAGGAGACAATTTATGAATTAAGCAGCCCTGTTATTCCAATTACAAAGGGAATAGGGGTGCTTCCATTAATTGGCGATATTGATACACAAAGAGCAAATATTATTATGGAAACTACACTGAAGCAATGTAATAATAACAATATGGAAAAACTATTTATTGACTTATCGGGAGTACCGATAATTGATACAATGGTAGCACAGCAAATCTTTCATGTTATCCATGCATTGAACCTTATTGGGGTTAGTGCTTATCTATCCGGCTTGCGTCCAGAAGTGGCACAGACGGCAATCCAGCTAGGTGTAGACTTTAGTAAAATTCCAATTTTCAACAACCTTGCCAGTGCATTGTCAAGACTGGGGATTACGGTTAATGAAGGATAATTAACGCTCAAGCAAAAAAGAGGTGTATCATTATAAAATGATCTATTTAGCAGCACTCATTTTTCCTGGATTATTAGTATTGCTTTTTACAAGGGTAGCGTACAACCGTGTACTTGCCTTAGTGCTGACTGTTGCACTGATCGCTGCCTCTGCGTACAAAGGCTATACGAATTCTCTTTTGCTGATTGTAATTGATTCATTCTCCCTCACAGCGGGATTTTGGCTTAGTCATAGGTTAATAAAACGTGCGGCTAAACCAGCTGAATAAACATAGAAAAAAATGGCCTTCCTGCCAGGTGATATTATCCTTTGTGGAGAAATCATCTTTTAGGGAGGCCATTCTTTTTTTTCGGAAGAGCATACAAGTTTGTAAAGCCATCATAATAAAAGAAGAAGAAAAAAATAAAAAGGGGAATATTCGTTCGCATATTGTTGGTTTGAATAGGGCAGTTTGTGGTAGAATGGTGATATATCAATTTCTTACATTTCGATTAGGAAAAACGGTGTGCGTTTATAGAATGTTTCCTGAACATTTACATATAAAGCTACAATTTTAAAACTGGTGAACCTTAAGATACTTACCTTACAGATAAATGAAACAGGAGGATTACAGTGAGCCAAGAATTCGAATTAGTTTCTAAATATTCCCCTCAAGGGGACCAGCCGGCGGCAATTAAAGAGCTCGTTTCTGGAATAAATTCAGGCAAGAAAATCCAAACGCTCCTTGGTGCTACAGGGACAGGGAAAACATTTACTGTCAGCAATGTCATCAAAGAGGTAAAAAAACCGACATTAATTATTGCACATAACAAAACACTAGCAGGTCAGCTTTACAGTGAATTTAAGGAGTTTTTCCCGAATAATGCTGTTGAGTATTTTGTCAGCTATTATGATTATTATCAGCCAGAAGCATATGTGCCAAGCACAGATACCTTCATAGAGAAGGATGCAAGTATCAATGATGAGATAGATAAGCTTCGTCACTCGGCTACAGCCTCGCTGTTTGAGAGGGAGGATGTTATCATCATTGCCAGCGTTTCCTGTATATATGGCTTAGGTTCTCCTGAAGAGTACAAGGAAATGGTTGTTTCGTTAAGAACAGGTATGGAGATTGAACGCAACCAGCTTCTTCGCAGGCTTGTGGATGTTCAATATGACCGTAATGATATTGATTTTAAGCGGGGAACATTCCGCGTAAGAGGAGATGTCGTCGAAATCTTTCCTGCATCTCGTGACGAGCGCTGCATTAGAGTAGAGTTTTTTGGAGATGAAATCGACCGCATTCGTGAAGTAGATGCATTGACAGGAGAGATTTATGGAGAAAGGAATCATGTTTCCATATTCCCGGCTTCCCACTTCGTTACACGAGAAGAAAAAATGAAAATAGCAATAGAGAATATCGAAAAAGAGCTGGACGAACGGCTAGAAAAGCTAAGAGAGGACAATAAGCTGTTAGAGGCTCAGCGCCTTGAACAGCGCTGCCGTTATGACTTGGAAATGATGAGGGAAATGGGCTTCTGTTCGGGTATTGAAAACTACTCCCGCCATTTGACTTTAAGGCCGCCAGGCTCCACACCATATACATTATTGGACTTCTTTCCAAAAGACTTCCTGCTTGTCATTGACGAGTCCCATGTTACATTGCCGCAAGTAAGGGGAATGTACAACGGAGACCAAGCGCGTAAAGGGGTGCTTGTTGACCATGGCTTCCGCTTGCCGTCTGCATTGGACAACAGACCATTAACTTTTGGTGAATTTGAGGAGCATATAAATCAGATGATTTGTGTTTCGGCAACACCTGGTCCGTATGAAATTGAGCATACTCCAGAAATGATTGAACAGATTATCAGACCGACAGGATTGCTTGACCCAACGATAGATATCCGTCCGATAGAAGGTCAGATAGATGATTTAATCGGTGAAATTCAAGAGCGTATTAAGAAGAATGAAAGGGTATTGGTTACTACCTTAACGAAAAAAATGTCTGAGGACCTGACGGATTATCTGAAGGAAATCGGTATTAAGGTTCAATATCTCCATTCTGAAGTGAAGACATTGGAGCGGATTGAAATTATCCGTGAGCTCCGTTTAGGCAAATATGATGTACTTGTAGGTATTAATCTGTTGCGGGAAGGGCTTGATATTCCGGAGGTATCCCTTGTGACTATTTTGGACGCAGACAAAGAGGGCTTCCTTCGTTCTGAGCGTTCGCTGATTCAAACAATCGGGCGTGCGGCAAGAAACTCAAATGGGCATGTCATTATGTACGCAGATAAGATGACAAAATCCATGGAGATAGCGATAAATGAAACGAAACGCCGTCGAGCTATGCAAGAGGAATACAACGAGAAGCACGGCATCACACCGCAAACCATCCAAAAAGGCATCAGAGATTCAATCAGAGCAACACAGGCTGCAGAGGAACCAGAAGAGTATTCTGCATCTGCCAAGCTGGAAAAGTTAACGAAAAAAGACAAAGAAGCAATGATTGCACAAATGGAAGCAGAAATGAAGGAAGCTGCAAAGGCTCTCAATTTCGAAAGGGCTGCAGAGCTTCGCGATTTGCTTCTTGAGCTTAAGGCAGAGGGGTGAAGGCTTAAATGGCAAAGGATAAATTGATTGTAAAAGGTGCAAGAGCACATAATCTTAAAAATATTGATATCACGATACCAAGGGATAAGCTTGTTGTGATAACTGGACTGTCAGGCTCAGGGAAATCCTCTCTGGCCTTTGACACCATTTATGCAGAGGGACAAAGGCGCTATGTGGAGTCATTATCAGCATATGCCCGCCAATTCCTCGGCCAGATGGATAAGCCGGATGTTGACTCGATTGAGGGGCTTTCTCCTGCTATTTCGATTGATCAAAAAACAACAAGTCGAAATCCAAGATCCACTGTAGGAACAGTTACGGAAATTTACGATTATTTGCGTTTATTATATGCAAGAATCGGCAGACCAGTATGTCCTGAGCATGGTGTTGAAATCACGTCCCAAACGATTGAACAGATGGTTGACCGGATATTGGAATACCCGGAAAGGACGAAAATTCAGGTGCTTGCTCCGGTTATTTCCGGCAGAAAAGGAGCACATGTGAAGGTGCTCGAGGATATTAAGAAGCAAGGATATGTGCGTGTCAGAATTGACGGAGAAATGCATGAGCTGAGTGATGATATTGAGCTGGAGAAAAATAAGAAACACAGTATTGAAGTGGTTATTGACCGGCTTGTAGTCAAGGAAGGAATTTCTCAGCGTCTTGCAGATTCACTGGAATCAGCCCTGCAATTTGGCGGCGGAAAAGTAATCATTGACGTGATCGGGGAAGAAGAGCTGTTATTCAGTGAACATCATGCCTGCCCGATTTGCGGTTTTTCCATTGGAGAATTAGAGCCAAGATTATTTTCCTTTAACAGCCCATTTGGCGCATGTACTGAATGTGACGGTCTTGGTACAAGGCTTGAGGTGGATATCGAGCTTGTCATTCCTAATCCTAATTTGACATTAAAGGAAAATGCGATTGCGCCATGGGAATCAATCAGCTCTCAATATTATCCGCAGCTTTTGGAAAGTGTCTGCAACCATTATGGCATTGACATGAATATACCTGTTAAGGATATTCCAAAAAATATGCTTGATAAAATTCTTTACGGGTCAGGAAAGGAAAAAATCCATTTCCGGTATGAAAATGATTTTGGACAAGTAAGGGAAAATGATATCCAGTTTGAGGGTGTTGTTCGCAATGTAGAGAGAAGATATAAAGAAACGAGCTCTGACTTCATTCGTGAACAGATGGAAAAATATATGGCTCAACAGGATTGCCCGACATGCAAAGGCTATCGCTTAAAGAAGGAAGCCCAAGCTGTGTTTGTAAATGGCTTGCATATCGGCCAAGTGACAGAGAAATCGGTCATTGAAGGAAAAAATTTCTTTGAAAACCTTACGTTAACTCAAAAGGAACAGCAAATTGCCAATCTTATTCTTCGTGAAATTTCAGAACGACTTGGGTTCCTTAATAATGTTGGCTTGGATTATTTAACGCTGAGCAGAGCTGCAGGGACATTGTCAGGCGGAGAAGCACAGCGAATTAGGCTCGCAACCCAAATAGGTTCAAGATTAACTGGCGTCCTTTATATATTGGATGAGCCCTCCATTGGGCTTCATCAAAGAGATAATGACAAGCTGATTGATACATTGAAGCATATGCGGGATATCGGGAACACGTTAATTGTTGTAGAGCATGATGAAGATACCATGATGGAAGCAGATTATCTTATTGATGTCGGACCAGGTGCTGGTGTTCATGGCGGCCAAATCATATCGACAGGAACACCGCAGGAAGTAATGGCGGATGATAATTCTATTACGGGTCAATATTTGTCAGGCAAGAAGTTTATTCCATTGCCATTAGAAAGAAGAAAAAGTGATGGCAGAGAAATAGAGATTATTGGGGCGAACGAAAATAACCTCAAAAATGTCAATGTCAAAATTCCGCTAGGTGTGTTTACAGCAGTAACTGGAGTATCCGGTTCAGGGAAAAGCACCTTGGTAAATGAGATACTTCATAAAAGCCTTGCTCAGAAGCTGAACAGAGCGAAAGCAAAGCCTGGAGAGCATAAAGAAATCAAAGGAATTGAACAGCTTGAAAAGGTTATTGATATTGACCAATCTCCTATTGGCCGTACGCCAAGATCTAATCCGGCCACATATACTGGTGTGTTTGATGATATTCGTGACGTTTATTCCACAACGAATGAAGCAAAGGTACGAGGCTATAAAAAAGGCAGGTTCAGCTTTAATGTGAAAGGCGGAAGATGTGAAGCTTGCCGCGGTGATGGTATTATCAAAATTGAAATGCACTTCCTGCCGGATGTTTATGTTCCATGTGAGGTTTGTCATGGAAAACGATATAACAGAGAAACACTTGAAGTGCAATACAAAGGGAAAAATATCTCAGATGTACTTGATATGACTGTGGAGGACGCAGTATCCTTCTTTGAGAATATCCCGAAGATACACCGTAAGCTGCAAACAATAGTAGATGTTGGTCTTGGATATATTAAACTTGGCCAGCCGGCGACAACCCTGTCTGGCGGTGAAGCGCAAAGGGTCAAGCTTGCTTCGGAGCTTCATAAAAGATCAACAGGAAAAACCTTTTATATTTTAGATGAACCGACGACAGGGCTGCATGTTGATGACATTTCGAGACTGCTTGTTGTTTTGCAGCGTCTTGTAGATAATGGAGAAACTGTCCTCGTTATTGAACATAATCTGGATGTAATTAAGGCAACTGACTTTATTATTGACCTTGGTCCTGAGGGAGGAGACAAGGGCGGAACTATTTTAGGAAGCGGCACACCTGAAGAGATTGCTGAACTAAAAGGTTCATATACTGGTAAGTACTTAAAGCCCATCCTTGAAAGAGACCGTTTGCGTATGAAGAAAAGCATTAAAGAAGCGGAAGAAATAACAACAGGATAAGCTTTTCTCTTCAAGCCGGCTTTAGAGTTTATTCTCTAAGCCGGTTTTTTGTATAAAATCACCACAGGCATTTGATGGTGGACATTATTCTTAATCCTTAACACTGCTCATACGATAGAAAGAAATGTTTTATTCCCAGCTTAGATGAAACTTTAAGATTGTTTCATTCGTAGTAATAGGAAAGGGAAGCAAGTAAAAAATCCCGCTTATTACTGTATTTTTAGTAAGCCACAGGTGAAGAATGGACATAAAGAAAAGAAGCGGCAAGTATTATGCTCAAAGCTTAAAGTTTTACTTAAGTAGGGAAATATATAACAAGCATATGGGGAGGCATTTAGAATGGCTGATGAAAAAAGAAGAATTTTGCAACTGTTGGAAGAAGGGAAGCTTACGATAGAAGAGGCTCTGTCTTTAATTGAAAAAGCAGATGAAGCGGATTTGGTTAAAAAACTTAACAGTGAGGAGACTCCTGCTGAAGATTCTGTTTTTCAAGAAAAGAAGAAAGAACCATATCAGCAATCAGCTTTTAAATTTCAATCGGCGAAAGAGAAATTGTTCGACTTTGTAGATAATGCAGTGAAAAAAGTAAAGGAAGTAGACTTCGATCAGTTAAATATTACAAGACATGAAGAAGTATCGCATATTTTTCAATTTACAGAGGTATTTCCAAAAAACATAGATGTTGATATACCAAACGGTGAAGTAGAGATTATTCCTTGGGACCAAGACGAAATTCGCATTGAGTGCAAGGCGAAGATATACAGAGTGGATTCGAATGAACAGGCGAAGGAATTGTTCTTGAAGGAAGTGCAAGTAAAGGCGAAGGAAGATATTCTAGAGCTTAAAGTAAATCATAAGTGGATGAAATTGCAGACGAAGTTTTATATTCCGAAAAATGCTTATCATATAGCAAAGGTTAGATTATTTACGGGCTCCATTAAAACATACGATTTACTGGCAAATCAGCTTTATGCCAAAACAGCAAACGGAAAAATTACGATAAATGCCGGGCAAAGCGAAAAGCTTGAAGCGGATGCGGCAAACGGCAGTATTGTCATTGAAAACAGTGTGATTGAAAAGCTTGATGGAGAAACATTAAATGGTGCAATCAAGGCAGAAGGTTTCTTCCGAAAGGTCGACCTCCAATCATTTAATGGCAATATCCTTTGCATCAATCATTCAGAAGATATTGAAGTGCTTGAGTTGAACGGCACAACTGGAAGTATTGAGGTTCAAGTACCAGACCAGCTTGCTGTTACTGGAAATTTAAAGACTAATTTTGGTGGATTTAATGTTGAATTGGAGGGTATACAAATAATAGAGGAAAAAAATGATGTGCTCCAAAAGGTGATGCAGTTCCAGTCCATTCAATCATTAGATAAACGAACTAAAATTGAAGCAAATACAAAAACTGGATCCATCAAAATTAAAAAGCGGGAGCAGCAGTAATCTTCGAAAGGAGACAATATGAAGAAATTAGTGCGCTCAACAAATAATCGGAAATTGGCAGGAGTTATCGGTGGACTTGCAGAAAATATCAATGTTAATGCAAATCTGTTAAGAGTAATTTTCGTCCTGGCATTAATTCCGACTGGGTTTTCACTAGTGTTAATTTACTTATTATTGACGTTTGTTCTTCCAAATGAGGTGTAGGAAAATATGAAGTGGTTATTAGGTATTGTTATAAATGCAGTGTTTTTCATTGCGTTGGCAGGGTTGTTTAAAGATTCATTTTACCTTTCTGGTATAGGAGCAGCAATTGGAGCAAGTGTTATTCTGTCATTGCTTAATATTGTTGTTAAGCCTATCCTGATTCTTTTGACACTCCCTGTAACAATACTATCCTTAGGTTTGTTTTTATTTGTAATCAATGCAATTACCCTTTCTTTAACAGATCACTTAATGGGAGACAGCTTTGAGATTTCAAGCTTTGGCATGAGCATGCTTGCAAGTGTCCTGCTTTCTCTCTTTAATATCATTATTCAGAATACAATGCTGAAAAGTGAAAAGTAAATTTGTTAAGATGGTTTTAGCATGTGGAAAAGGCGGCGCATATGTGTCGGCCTTTTTTCTTTTCCTTGAAAAAAGCTATACGAAAAACGTCAATTAACATAGTCAGAATCTAGCATAAATTTATGGAATAATGCTAAAATAAGATGATGCGATAAAGTTATTTAGTTAAAGCAGCATTGAACCTTTGAAGGAGGAACCCCATTGGCTAAGGTATTAATAAAAGAAGTAATGGAAGAGTTTGATTTAGAACTGATCAGTGGTGAAGAAGGAATTAATAGACCGATTACGGTAAGTGATATATCTAGACCTGGATTAGAGCTTGCAGGTTATTTTGATTATTATCCTGCAGAAAGGGTGCAGCTCCTTGGGAAAACCGAGCTTACATTTGCAGAGAAGCTAAGTGAAGAGGAGCGGGAAACAAGGCTGACAAGGCTTTGTAATGATATAACGCCAGGAATTATCATCACAAGAGGTAAAGAGGTACCAGCAGAATTAATAGAAGCTGCTGAAAGAAATGCCGTGCCTGTTATGCGTTCCAAACAGAAGACATCTTTATTCTCAAGCAGACTGACAAACTTTCTTGAGCGCAAGCTAGCTCCGACTACTGCTGTTCATGGTGTGCTTGTAGATATTTATGGTGTTGGTGTGCTTATCACTGGAAAAAGCGGTGTTGGTAAAAGTGAGACTGCACTTGAGCTTGTTAAAAGAGGACATCGTCTTGTAGCAGATGACTGTGTAGAGATTCGCCAAGAGGACGAGGGAGTAATTGTCGGACGCTCTCCTGAATTAATTGAGCATCTGTTGGAAATCCGCGGATTAGGTATTATCAATGTGATGACATTGTTTGGAGCTGGTGCTGTCAGAAGTGATAAAAAAATCTCCATCATCATGTCTCTTGAGCTGTGGGAACAAAACAAGCAGTATGACCGCTTAGGCTTAGATGAAGAGAAAATGAAAATTATTGATACAGATGTAACAAAGCTGACAATTCCTGTTCGTCCTGGACGAAACTTGGCAGTTATCATTGAGGTTGCAGCGATGAACTTCCGTCTGAA is part of the Niallia taxi genome and harbors:
- a CDS encoding STAS domain-containing protein, encoding MSDCKQKLYIYLNEHIEFMAEEWIKTLSASDSVFYKIEEGQPIREELISSFQTLMKNVLHVFNSEEDVYRTSIAEWAVKVAKQRSQDLVPILESIEQLTCVKSILFKYIQKFAEESGEHLTVSNMFNWLRLANYAFDIFTNIFIEYYDKFKHHQLSAQQETIYELSSPVIPITKGIGVLPLIGDIDTQRANIIMETTLKQCNNNNMEKLFIDLSGVPIIDTMVAQQIFHVIHALNLIGVSAYLSGLRPEVAQTAIQLGVDFSKIPIFNNLASALSRLGITVNEG
- a CDS encoding CsbA family protein codes for the protein MIYLAALIFPGLLVLLFTRVAYNRVLALVLTVALIAASAYKGYTNSLLLIVIDSFSLTAGFWLSHRLIKRAAKPAE
- the uvrB gene encoding excinuclease ABC subunit UvrB yields the protein MSQEFELVSKYSPQGDQPAAIKELVSGINSGKKIQTLLGATGTGKTFTVSNVIKEVKKPTLIIAHNKTLAGQLYSEFKEFFPNNAVEYFVSYYDYYQPEAYVPSTDTFIEKDASINDEIDKLRHSATASLFEREDVIIIASVSCIYGLGSPEEYKEMVVSLRTGMEIERNQLLRRLVDVQYDRNDIDFKRGTFRVRGDVVEIFPASRDERCIRVEFFGDEIDRIREVDALTGEIYGERNHVSIFPASHFVTREEKMKIAIENIEKELDERLEKLREDNKLLEAQRLEQRCRYDLEMMREMGFCSGIENYSRHLTLRPPGSTPYTLLDFFPKDFLLVIDESHVTLPQVRGMYNGDQARKGVLVDHGFRLPSALDNRPLTFGEFEEHINQMICVSATPGPYEIEHTPEMIEQIIRPTGLLDPTIDIRPIEGQIDDLIGEIQERIKKNERVLVTTLTKKMSEDLTDYLKEIGIKVQYLHSEVKTLERIEIIRELRLGKYDVLVGINLLREGLDIPEVSLVTILDADKEGFLRSERSLIQTIGRAARNSNGHVIMYADKMTKSMEIAINETKRRRAMQEEYNEKHGITPQTIQKGIRDSIRATQAAEEPEEYSASAKLEKLTKKDKEAMIAQMEAEMKEAAKALNFERAAELRDLLLELKAEG
- the uvrA gene encoding excinuclease ABC subunit UvrA, which translates into the protein MAKDKLIVKGARAHNLKNIDITIPRDKLVVITGLSGSGKSSLAFDTIYAEGQRRYVESLSAYARQFLGQMDKPDVDSIEGLSPAISIDQKTTSRNPRSTVGTVTEIYDYLRLLYARIGRPVCPEHGVEITSQTIEQMVDRILEYPERTKIQVLAPVISGRKGAHVKVLEDIKKQGYVRVRIDGEMHELSDDIELEKNKKHSIEVVIDRLVVKEGISQRLADSLESALQFGGGKVIIDVIGEEELLFSEHHACPICGFSIGELEPRLFSFNSPFGACTECDGLGTRLEVDIELVIPNPNLTLKENAIAPWESISSQYYPQLLESVCNHYGIDMNIPVKDIPKNMLDKILYGSGKEKIHFRYENDFGQVRENDIQFEGVVRNVERRYKETSSDFIREQMEKYMAQQDCPTCKGYRLKKEAQAVFVNGLHIGQVTEKSVIEGKNFFENLTLTQKEQQIANLILREISERLGFLNNVGLDYLTLSRAAGTLSGGEAQRIRLATQIGSRLTGVLYILDEPSIGLHQRDNDKLIDTLKHMRDIGNTLIVVEHDEDTMMEADYLIDVGPGAGVHGGQIISTGTPQEVMADDNSITGQYLSGKKFIPLPLERRKSDGREIEIIGANENNLKNVNVKIPLGVFTAVTGVSGSGKSTLVNEILHKSLAQKLNRAKAKPGEHKEIKGIEQLEKVIDIDQSPIGRTPRSNPATYTGVFDDIRDVYSTTNEAKVRGYKKGRFSFNVKGGRCEACRGDGIIKIEMHFLPDVYVPCEVCHGKRYNRETLEVQYKGKNISDVLDMTVEDAVSFFENIPKIHRKLQTIVDVGLGYIKLGQPATTLSGGEAQRVKLASELHKRSTGKTFYILDEPTTGLHVDDISRLLVVLQRLVDNGETVLVIEHNLDVIKATDFIIDLGPEGGDKGGTILGSGTPEEIAELKGSYTGKYLKPILERDRLRMKKSIKEAEEITTG
- a CDS encoding DUF4097 family beta strand repeat-containing protein encodes the protein MADEKRRILQLLEEGKLTIEEALSLIEKADEADLVKKLNSEETPAEDSVFQEKKKEPYQQSAFKFQSAKEKLFDFVDNAVKKVKEVDFDQLNITRHEEVSHIFQFTEVFPKNIDVDIPNGEVEIIPWDQDEIRIECKAKIYRVDSNEQAKELFLKEVQVKAKEDILELKVNHKWMKLQTKFYIPKNAYHIAKVRLFTGSIKTYDLLANQLYAKTANGKITINAGQSEKLEADAANGSIVIENSVIEKLDGETLNGAIKAEGFFRKVDLQSFNGNILCINHSEDIEVLELNGTTGSIEVQVPDQLAVTGNLKTNFGGFNVELEGIQIIEEKNDVLQKVMQFQSIQSLDKRTKIEANTKTGSIKIKKREQQ
- a CDS encoding PspC domain-containing protein; this translates as MKKLVRSTNNRKLAGVIGGLAENINVNANLLRVIFVLALIPTGFSLVLIYLLLTFVLPNEV
- a CDS encoding phage holin family protein; amino-acid sequence: MKWLLGIVINAVFFIALAGLFKDSFYLSGIGAAIGASVILSLLNIVVKPILILLTLPVTILSLGLFLFVINAITLSLTDHLMGDSFEISSFGMSMLASVLLSLFNIIIQNTMLKSEK
- the hprK gene encoding HPr(Ser) kinase/phosphatase gives rise to the protein MAKVLIKEVMEEFDLELISGEEGINRPITVSDISRPGLELAGYFDYYPAERVQLLGKTELTFAEKLSEEERETRLTRLCNDITPGIIITRGKEVPAELIEAAERNAVPVMRSKQKTSLFSSRLTNFLERKLAPTTAVHGVLVDIYGVGVLITGKSGVGKSETALELVKRGHRLVADDCVEIRQEDEGVIVGRSPELIEHLLEIRGLGIINVMTLFGAGAVRSDKKISIIMSLELWEQNKQYDRLGLDEEKMKIIDTDVTKLTIPVRPGRNLAVIIEVAAMNFRLKRMGVNAAQQFTNKLANVISHENA